AAGAATAGCCTGTTCATCCGCTATTTTTCCGAATACCACAGAATCTTTCTCAGGTTCTCCGGGGTGGAAAAGGTGTTCATATTTTTTCTTTACATTATCCAGATCATAGAAAGGAAGGATCTCTTTGTAACGGAAATCCGGAGCCATATATTTCCTGTTATTCGCATACAGGTTACCTCCCGGGTCCGTAAAAGCAAGGTTATTGATATTCGGGGCATTTTTCCATGCTTCCGCAATAACCAGTTTACCATTATTTATGATGAAAAGTCTGTTCGTATTATTTTTATAAGAATCCAATCTCGGAAAACTGTATATAAAGAGATTATTACCTTTCACTAAATAAGTACAGTTGTCTTTTTGGGAAAGCGGAAGTTCCATAACCTTCTCCAAAAGAACGTTTTTATCTGAAAAATGGGGAAATTCAGGAATTTCAGGATGCTTGTCTTCTTCTATATCGGTTTTAGGGCTATAGCATGATGATAAGATAAAAAGAGACAGTAAAAGTGAAATTCTCATGGTTTGTTTTTACTAAAGATACATTTTTTTACCTTGTTCGGTTATATTCAGATTATCTTTATTCATTATCTATTATCAGGATTAAATAGGCCTGGAAACGAAACATTTCATTGGTTTTTCAGAAAAGTTCCCCGTTATGAAGATTTTCATATTATAGTTTCTGTTTTAAACTTTCAATCTGTTCATACATCTTATTGAAAAATATTTTTCTGTCGCGGTTTCCGGAAGTATTCAGGGATTTTGAGTTTTTAATCTGATGTTCAAAATAATTCTTTGTTTCACCGCAGGTTTTTGCATCATTAATCAGAATGTACCCAAACGTATTCACCGGTATGGCGAAAAGTGACTGGTTCGGATGATGCAGGAAGATATCATTGGAAAGATGCATCAGTTCATTTTCATATAAATGAAACTTGGGATTGTTTTCCGTCTTTTGTTCAATATACTTTATAAGTTCCTCCAGCTCTTTCAGAATGATCCTGCCTTCATTCTTTTGTAAAAGTCCGGTTTCGTAATAAAATAAAACCTGTTGCAGAATACTGGAAATCGTTCTGTCGTTCCACAATTCCACCACATTTTGCGCTTCATATTTTTTCTTTAATTCCTGTGTATTCGATTCAAAATAAGGAGGTGAAAACTGCAGAAAAGGAATAAAAACCTGTTTGGCATTCAGCAGATTCATCCACACATAGATCTTAAAACGGGAAAGCAATGTATCTGAAAGCGTATAAAAAAACGGAATATCCTTCGCCGAATAATAAATAGTCATCCCATCAGAAAGCGGCAGATTTTCAAAAATACTGAGATTATTCCGGAAAAAAGACTGCAGATCCTCTGTTGTTTCTACTGCTGAGGTTTTCTGAACCACAAGCTGCTGGTCCGAGGTGATAAACTGATTGAGGGAAATCTGGTAATATTTAGCCAGTTCCAATGCCTCTTCAAAGCTGAATTTCGCTTTCAGAGACGTTCTTCTGTGTGCAGCATCATAACTTATATTGAGAATATTCGCAATCTCATCATTCAGAGACTGATTACCTATTTTTCTGCGGATTTCCTTAAGGAGAAGTTCCTGGTACATGTTTTTTGTGATTTTCACAAATGTACTTATTTATTTTAATTTTTTTTCGCATTCGGATTGGCGTTTTTCACAGATAATTTTGGAGTATAATTTTAAAACAATGAGTTATGAAAATAAAATTTTTAATGATGATTGGCCTGTTTACAGGAAGTATCATTAATGCTCAGGACAGTTTGAATACTAAATCGGATAAGCCCAGGCTTATTGGATTTTCACCTTCCAAAAAAACAAAAAATGTTAATGGGGTGCTTATTAAGTATTATGATGAGATTGATCATGAAATACAGCCTAAGAAAGTTAATGGTATTGGATTGGGATTTAACGGCCTGGGGATTTTCTTTCCCGCATTGCTGCTCGTAAGTATCCCGTCTATAGATAATTGGGCGATTAATGATATTGGTTCGGAACCTTTGCCGGATAAAATGAATAAAATTAATGGAATGCAGCTGTCCATTATTAATATGGAACCTACGGTTACCAACGGCCTGGAAGTAAATATATCCAGCAACATCAGTGCCCTTTCGGTGACAAATGGAGTTGCTTTTTCACCATTGTATAATTTCCATCACACCACAAAAGGAGCTGTTGTTTCCACTTTTGCGAATGTAAGCCGGAAATGCAGAGGTGTTCAGATTTCACTGTTTAACGTATGTAAAGATTCAAGAGGAATCCAGATTGGCCTTTGGAATGAAAATGAAAGAAGGAAGCTTCCTTTAATCAACTGGAATTTTAAAAATAAAAAATCATGAAAAAGCTGCCCTATATACTTATTGCAACCAGATTTATCCTTGCTCCTGTTATTCTGTTACTGGCTTATTTAAAAGGGCCAGAACCAAGATTCCTGATTTTGGCATTAATGTATTTCGGATTATTAACGGATATCTTCGATGGAATTATTGCCCGGAAAACCGGAGTTTCATCAGAAAAATTACGAAGATTAGACAGTCAGACCGATTTGGTTTTCTGGCTTTCATTAGGATTTGCCGCCTATTTTCTCAATCCAGAATTAATTAAAAATGAATGGCCGGGAATTCTGTTAATCTTCATTATGGAAGCGCTCTGCTACATTGTCAGTCTCTCGAAGTTCCGGAAGGAAACCTGTACCCATGCTTTTTTGTCAAAAATGTGGGGACTGAGCCTGCTCATTGCTTTTACTTACCTGATCGGGTTTCAGCAAACAGGCTGGGCATTTTATCTTGCCGTAGGATTGGGGTTTATATCTCATATTGATGTGATCCTGATTGTTTTGCTGCTTCCAAAATGGCAGTATGATGTTCCAAGTTCCTATCACGCCTGGAAAATCCGGAACGGGAAACAGAGAAAAAAGACCGTATTTTTTAATTAAAGTAAGGAAGATTGAAGCTGGAAGAGGGAAGTTATGCAAGCCGGAAAGAACGACTTTTATGATTTTTAAAGAATAATTCAGTAAACTCTGTAACCATTAGAAGTTTTAGGACCTATATTAACTTCCCTCTTCCATTCCTTCCCATCATATTCGCAACATAGTTTTTGATTAATATATTTTGATAATGGTTTTTTAAAAATACAGCGTAATCATCAAGTTGCGCTGTTTTTTTGTAACTTTGCAGACGTTAATTTTTATAAGAAAATTTATAATCAACAAATGAAAAAGCAGACAATTAAGGAAATCCTACAGGATTACAAGAAAGTATTACATCATGACATTACGGTTTACGGTTGGGTAAGAACATTCCGTGCCAATCGTTTCATAGCACTTAATGATGGTTCTACGATTAATAATTTGCAGATTGTTGTTGATTTTGAAAATTTCGACGAAGAGATTATCAGTAAAATCAGTACGGCAGCTTCTTTAAAAGTAGTTGGTGAAGTGGTGGAAAGCCAGGGAGCAGGACAAAGTGTTGAAATTGTGGCGAAAAAGATCATTATTTTAGGAGATAACTTTACTGAAGAAAGAGACAAAACTATTCTTCAGCCTAAAAAACACTCTTTGGAAGTGTTGAGAGATCAGGCCCATTTAAGATTCAGAACAAATTTATTCGGAGCTGTTTTCAGAGTGCGTCATGCAGTAAGTTTTGCCGTGCATTCTTTCTTTAACAAAAACCAGTTCTTCTACATCAATACACCTGTAATTACCGGAGCTGATGCAGAAGGAGCAGGAGAAATGTTCGGAGTAACCAACTTTGACCTGAACAACATCCCAAGAACAGAAGACGGCGAAATTGATTTTGCACAGGATTTCTTCGGAAGAAAAACCAATCTTACGGTTTCCGGACAGCTTGAAGGAGAAACAGCCGCAATGGGATTAGGCAGAATTTATACATTCGGGCCAACTTTCCGTGCTGAAAATTCAAACACCACAAGACACCTTGCCGAATTCTGGATGATAGAGCCGGAAGTGGCATTCAACAACCTTGAAGATAACATCGACCTTGCGGAAGATTTCTTAAAATATGTAATTCAGTATGTTCTTGACAACTGTAAAGATGATCTTGAATTCCTGGATAAACGCTTTGAGGAAGAGCAAAAAACAAAAGCAGAAAAAGACAGGGCGAAAGAAGGGCTTATTGAAAAACTTCAGAATGTTGTGGCTAAACGTTTCAAGCGTGTAAGCTATACGGAAGCCATCGAAATCCTGTTGAACTCGAAAGAAAATAAAAAAGGAAAATTCCAGTATCCGGTGGAAAGCTGGGGGACAGATCTTCAGTCTGAACACGAAAGATACCTGGTTGAAAAGCATTTTGAAAGCCCGGTAGTGCTGTTCGATTATCCTAAAGAGATCAAAGCCTTCTACATGAAGCTGAACGAAGACAATAAGACCGTTGCGGCAATGGACGTTCTTTTCCCGGGAATCGGGGAGATCATCGGAGGATCAGAAAGAGAAGCAAGATTAGATGTATTAAAACAAAAAATGGCAGATATGCATGTAGACGAGCACGAACTTTGGTGGTACCTTGATACCCGTAAATTCGGTTCCGTACCACATGCAGGTTTCGGTTTAGGATTGGAAAGACTGGTTCTTTTCGTAACGGGAATGACGAATATCAGAGACGTGATTCCTTTCCCTAGAACACCGAAAAGCGCTGAATTCTAGAACAATAAAAAAGCCTTAATGTAAAAATTAAGGCTTTTTTTATTTTCTAATAGTTTATTAAGTTAAAAGTATAATGCAAAAATCATGCTAAATGTGTTTTTTTTCAAATTAATTCATTAAATTCGTAGAATATGTTATGTTAAAACACAGGGACTAATATGCTTAAACAACACTTACAACTCAAATTAGGACAGAAGCTGGCCCCTCAGCAGATCCAGTTGATGAAGCTCATCCAGCTTCACACATTGGAATTCGAGGAGGAGCTGGAAAGAGAGCTCGAGGAGAATCCTGCTTTGGAAATTGTAAAGGAAGATTCTAAAGAGGATGATTATTCTTCTATTGAAGATGCTTATCAGGACGAAGGTACAGAAAGTATTGAAACGGATTTTGACGTCAATGAGTATATCTATGACGACGAACCCAGCTATAAAACAGCATCCAGCAACTATTCTCCGGACGATGAAGAATTTGATAATGAAAGCCTTTTAACAGAAGGTCAGTCATTATATGATTACCTGCTGGAACAGATTCATTTAGTAAATATCAGCGAAGAAGACGAAAGAATTGCAGAATATATCATCGGAAATTTAGATACGGACGGGTATTTAAGAAGAGAGATCAAAGCGATTGTAGATGACCTTGCTTTCTCACAGGGGATTTATACTACAAGAGAAAAAGTGGAGGACATCCTTGAAAACTATATTCAGAAGCTTGATCCGCCAGGTGTTGGTGCAAGAGGACTTCAGGAATGCCTGCTGCTTCAGATTGAGAAAAAAGTGAGCTCTGATAAGGCGGTTTCTCTGGCTGCCAATATTTTAAGACATCAGTTCGATGCCCTTACCAATAAGCATTACAATAAGATTATCCAGAAATATGATATAGAGGAAGACGATCTTAAAGACGCTCTGGATGAGATCTCTAAACTTTCACCGAAAGTAGGAGGAAATTTTGATACACAAAC
Above is a window of Chryseobacterium shigense DNA encoding:
- a CDS encoding XRE family transcriptional regulator, whose amino-acid sequence is MKITKNMYQELLLKEIRRKIGNQSLNDEIANILNISYDAAHRRTSLKAKFSFEEALELAKYYQISLNQFITSDQQLVVQKTSAVETTEDLQSFFRNNLSIFENLPLSDGMTIYYSAKDIPFFYTLSDTLLSRFKIYVWMNLLNAKQVFIPFLQFSPPYFESNTQELKKKYEAQNVVELWNDRTISSILQQVLFYYETGLLQKNEGRIILKELEELIKYIEQKTENNPKFHLYENELMHLSNDIFLHHPNQSLFAIPVNTFGYILINDAKTCGETKNYFEHQIKNSKSLNTSGNRDRKIFFNKMYEQIESLKQKL
- a CDS encoding LA_2272 family surface repeat-containing protein yields the protein MKIKFLMMIGLFTGSIINAQDSLNTKSDKPRLIGFSPSKKTKNVNGVLIKYYDEIDHEIQPKKVNGIGLGFNGLGIFFPALLLVSIPSIDNWAINDIGSEPLPDKMNKINGMQLSIINMEPTVTNGLEVNISSNISALSVTNGVAFSPLYNFHHTTKGAVVSTFANVSRKCRGVQISLFNVCKDSRGIQIGLWNENERRKLPLINWNFKNKKS
- a CDS encoding CDP-alcohol phosphatidyltransferase family protein, producing the protein MKKLPYILIATRFILAPVILLLAYLKGPEPRFLILALMYFGLLTDIFDGIIARKTGVSSEKLRRLDSQTDLVFWLSLGFAAYFLNPELIKNEWPGILLIFIMEALCYIVSLSKFRKETCTHAFLSKMWGLSLLIAFTYLIGFQQTGWAFYLAVGLGFISHIDVILIVLLLPKWQYDVPSSYHAWKIRNGKQRKKTVFFN
- the asnS gene encoding asparagine--tRNA ligase; the encoded protein is MKKQTIKEILQDYKKVLHHDITVYGWVRTFRANRFIALNDGSTINNLQIVVDFENFDEEIISKISTAASLKVVGEVVESQGAGQSVEIVAKKIIILGDNFTEERDKTILQPKKHSLEVLRDQAHLRFRTNLFGAVFRVRHAVSFAVHSFFNKNQFFYINTPVITGADAEGAGEMFGVTNFDLNNIPRTEDGEIDFAQDFFGRKTNLTVSGQLEGETAAMGLGRIYTFGPTFRAENSNTTRHLAEFWMIEPEVAFNNLEDNIDLAEDFLKYVIQYVLDNCKDDLEFLDKRFEEEQKTKAEKDRAKEGLIEKLQNVVAKRFKRVSYTEAIEILLNSKENKKGKFQYPVESWGTDLQSEHERYLVEKHFESPVVLFDYPKEIKAFYMKLNEDNKTVAAMDVLFPGIGEIIGGSEREARLDVLKQKMADMHVDEHELWWYLDTRKFGSVPHAGFGLGLERLVLFVTGMTNIRDVIPFPRTPKSAEF
- the rpoN gene encoding RNA polymerase factor sigma-54, whose translation is MLKQHLQLKLGQKLAPQQIQLMKLIQLHTLEFEEELERELEENPALEIVKEDSKEDDYSSIEDAYQDEGTESIETDFDVNEYIYDDEPSYKTASSNYSPDDEEFDNESLLTEGQSLYDYLLEQIHLVNISEEDERIAEYIIGNLDTDGYLRREIKAIVDDLAFSQGIYTTREKVEDILENYIQKLDPPGVGARGLQECLLLQIEKKVSSDKAVSLAANILRHQFDALTNKHYNKIIQKYDIEEDDLKDALDEISKLSPKVGGNFDTQTITINQEIIPDFVIQVKDGLVIPMLNSKNAPTLRVSEEYKDILTTYSHDKNSSEHKQAALFIKQKLDAAKWYIDAINQRQNTLLQTITAIVKFQKDYFITGDEKSLKPMILKDVADITGFDISTISRVVKSKYADTPNGIVYLKDLFSDSLTNDDGEEVSTKEIKTHLQEVIGKENKRKPLTDDALVVMLKEQGYNIARRTIAKYREQLNIPVARLRKEL